TTTCAAAGGCTTATCCCACAGATAATCCGCGTATTTACAAGATTAGGGGCAACAAAATATTCATCACCGGTGGTGACGGAAATCACGTAGAAAACGTTGTCCATCTTTTTTTGGCCCGCATCGATGGGGCTGCGTCCGGCACTAAGGGTTTGTCCCTATTCGTAGTTCCTAAATACTGGGTCAACGAGGATGGCAGTCTGGAGCCGAATGACGTCAAGGCTGTCGGAGTTGAGCACAAAATGGGTCTAGAGGGGTCTTCTACAGTAGCACTTGCGTTTGGCGAGAATGACGGCTGCCGTGGCTGGCTGTTAGGGTCGTATAACGCGGAGACGGGTGAGGGACAGGGTATAGCTCAAATGTTTCAAATGATGAACGAAGAGCGGCTTACTACCGGAATTTTTGCCCTAGCCTTGGCGGCAAACGCGTATTGGAACGCGGCGGAATACTGCAAAGAACGTATTCAAGGACGCAACCAGCAAGGAGAAAGAACTGCCATCATCAATCACGAAGACGTAAGGCGGATGCTACTTTTGAACAAGGCTACGTCTGAAGCATGCCGCGCTATTATTATGAAAACCTCCTACTACATGGATGTAGCTAAACATGATATGGACAACGGTCGCAGAAAGGCTGCAGCGGCAATGGTTGACTGCCTTATTCCTTTGGCCAAGGCGTACCCGTCAGACGAAGCTTGGACTCTTATTGCCGAGTCTATTCAAGCACACGGGGGATACGGATATTGCGAAGAGTACCCAGTGGCGCAGGCAGCTCGCGATTGTAAAGTCCTTTCTATTTGGGAAGGAACTAACTTTATTCAGGGAATGGATCTCGTAGGGCGGAAGTGGAACCTCGGAAAAGGTTCTGTTTTCAATGCATTTCTAAAGAGTATAGAAGATTTCATCGAGGCCAACAAAACCGAGGAGACATTGAAAAAGGAGCTAGCTAATCTGGCAAGGGCATTGGATTCCTACAAAGACCTCATGAACGTGATGAGAGGCTATCTCAGCACAGGAAAGCCTGGTATGATGCCCACGTTTGCCCGGCGGATTCTAACTGCGACAGCCCAGCTCTATGGCGGGATGTGTCTCTTGGAGCAGGCCTTAATAGCGCAGCGAAGGATAGGAGAAATAGGGACCGATCACTACGATTACCAGTTCTACAACGCCAAGATTCTGTCAGCGAGGTACTATTTAAGGAATGTGGTTCCGAATGTATGGAGCCTGACGGAGATATTACGCGATGGCGATACTTCTGTTCTGGACTCGAGTCCTGAGAGTTTTGACTATTAACATCAGATAGTACTAAGTTGGTAAAGGAAATAATTAGCTAAAATAAAGGAGGAAGAAGTAATGGCAATCGAAACAGTTGCGGTAATCGGAGCTGGAACCATGGGGGCTGGAATAGCCCAAGTGGCTCTAACGGGCGGCTACAATGTTATTTTGACCGATGTATCGAAGGACTACGTGGACAAGGGAACAGAACTCATTGCAAAGAACTTGAAACGGATGGAAGAAAAAGGACAGATTAAGGAATCAGCTGCCACGGTGATGGCAAGGCTGAAACCGTCCTTAGGCCTTGAAGACTTGGCACAGGCTGACATCGTCTTTGAAGCGATAATTGAAAACATGGACATCAAGAAGCAGCTTTTCCGTGATCTGGACGGAATTTGTCAGTCAAATACTATCTTCTGCACCAATACTTCTGGGCTCAGCATCACCGAAATGGCATCGGCGACCCGTCGGCCATCCCAGGTTATCGGGACTCACTTTTTTAACCCGGTTCCAGTGATGCGCCTGGTGGAACTTATCAAGGGGTTTGAAACCTCGGATGAAACGTATAACATCGCGAAAGAGGTCTGCGAGAAATTTGGTAAAACGTGTATCACCGTTCAGGAAGCACCGTTATTTGCGGTTAACCGAATCCTGGTGCCGATGATCGCCGAGGCTGTCAGAGTGCTTGAGGAAGGAATCGCGACCGCGGAGGATATCGATCAAGGCATGAAGCTGGGTGCCAATCATCCCATCGGCCCGCTGGCATTGGCTGATATGATAGGGCTGGACGTGTTACTGATGGTTATGAACACCCTTTACAATGAAACCCAGGATTCAAAATATCGGGTACCTGGACTGTTGAAAAAACTGGTACGCGCTGGCCATTATGGCAGAAAGACCGGACGCGGATTCTTCCAGTATAAGTAGATCCTATTGAGACATTATCGATAGAGACAGCTGGGGAGGGAGACATCTCTCCTCAGCTTTTAAGAATTTTTTTGGGCAGGCAGCTGAAAAATCATCCATGAGGGTCAAGTAGCCAGGTGGCTAGGCAGTATTGCTGCGCTGTGGCGGCGCGAACCGTCTAAAGGATCAGGAGGTCAAAATGATTGAAGAACTCCAAAAGGGACTATATAGGGTAGAAATCCCGCTTCCGGGTAACCCTCTAAAATCTGTGAATGGGTATTTTATTCGCGGTACGGATAGAAACCTTTTAATCGACACCGGGTTTAACCATAACGCTTGTCAGGTAGCAGTGCAACGCGCGATGGAGGAGCTTGGCTTTTCTATGGACGATACTGACATATTTGTCACGCATGTGCACGCTGACCATAGTGGTTTAACAGGGTTTCTAGTAAGGCCCGAAACCGTGGTCTACACGGGGGAATACACTGCTTGGCTGTACCAAACCAGGGACTTTACCACTTACTTCGACAATATAACGCAACAGAGTGGATTACTGGAATGGGTGACGGATGACACTTTGGATAACCTAGGCTATACCTACATGAGCCAGCCATTTAACAACGTGTGTGTAGTTCACGACGGCACTCACATCAAGGTAGGGGAGTATGACTTGCGTTGTGTGGTGACGTCTGGGCATGCTCCTGACCATGTTTGCCTGTACGGGGAGGGAAAGGGATTACTCTTCAGCGGGGACCATATTCTCGGTACCATTACTCCCAACAACACGATATGGGAAGCGCCTTGGACAACGCAGAGAGACTACCTTGGCGAGTACCTTGAAAGCCTGGAGAAGGTTGATGCCCTGGACGTCAAACTGGTTTTCCCAGGACACGGCGCAGCGTTAACCGACTGTCATAAAAGGATTCAAGAATTGATGCTCCATCATCGGGTTCGCTTGAAGGAAATATTGGGAATACTTGCAGATCGCTTCATGACTGCAACGGAGGTAGCCAGCAAGATGACGTGGGATATGGAATACGAGACATGGGAAGAAGTTCCTATCACGCAAAAGGTATTTGCAGTCGGTGAAGCCTTGTCTCATCTGACCCACTTGGTCTTCAGGGGCGTCATAAGCAAGTGCCTGCAAGATGGAGTTATATATTACGGCAAGCTATAGTGAGCGAATCGACATACAAAGCAGTGATTTCCGTAAATTCGGCCAAAGGATATAAGGGATACAGTCTTGTTCGAAACCGAAATACTCAGTTATTCGTAGGAATCCGGGTTAGAGTATGATTTTGAAAGGGTGGTATGACGATGACGG
The sequence above is drawn from the Syntrophothermus lipocalidus DSM 12680 genome and encodes:
- a CDS encoding acyl-CoA dehydrogenase, translating into MSYNYAYKTREHKFILKEWLPLSQIFAYDRFKDYYTVDDVDPILDQIYKIAKEVVAPAANDGVNNPVYLKDGEVFVPESFKGLFKYVQENGWGTSNLDQHGEGALPLTLLNVVNELLIAANPSLMSYVVLTTGAAGLIESFGDERLKNMFLPKMFDGSWSGTMCLTEPSAGSDVGDILSKAYPTDNPRIYKIRGNKIFITGGDGNHVENVVHLFLARIDGAASGTKGLSLFVVPKYWVNEDGSLEPNDVKAVGVEHKMGLEGSSTVALAFGENDGCRGWLLGSYNAETGEGQGIAQMFQMMNEERLTTGIFALALAANAYWNAAEYCKERIQGRNQQGERTAIINHEDVRRMLLLNKATSEACRAIIMKTSYYMDVAKHDMDNGRRKAAAAMVDCLIPLAKAYPSDEAWTLIAESIQAHGGYGYCEEYPVAQAARDCKVLSIWEGTNFIQGMDLVGRKWNLGKGSVFNAFLKSIEDFIEANKTEETLKKELANLARALDSYKDLMNVMRGYLSTGKPGMMPTFARRILTATAQLYGGMCLLEQALIAQRRIGEIGTDHYDYQFYNAKILSARYYLRNVVPNVWSLTEILRDGDTSVLDSSPESFDY
- a CDS encoding 3-hydroxyacyl-CoA dehydrogenase family protein translates to METVAVIGAGTMGAGIAQVALTGGYNVILTDVSKDYVDKGTELIAKNLKRMEEKGQIKESAATVMARLKPSLGLEDLAQADIVFEAIIENMDIKKQLFRDLDGICQSNTIFCTNTSGLSITEMASATRRPSQVIGTHFFNPVPVMRLVELIKGFETSDETYNIAKEVCEKFGKTCITVQEAPLFAVNRILVPMIAEAVRVLEEGIATAEDIDQGMKLGANHPIGPLALADMIGLDVLLMVMNTLYNETQDSKYRVPGLLKKLVRAGHYGRKTGRGFFQYK
- a CDS encoding MBL fold metallo-hydrolase, with product MIEELQKGLYRVEIPLPGNPLKSVNGYFIRGTDRNLLIDTGFNHNACQVAVQRAMEELGFSMDDTDIFVTHVHADHSGLTGFLVRPETVVYTGEYTAWLYQTRDFTTYFDNITQQSGLLEWVTDDTLDNLGYTYMSQPFNNVCVVHDGTHIKVGEYDLRCVVTSGHAPDHVCLYGEGKGLLFSGDHILGTITPNNTIWEAPWTTQRDYLGEYLESLEKVDALDVKLVFPGHGAALTDCHKRIQELMLHHRVRLKEILGILADRFMTATEVASKMTWDMEYETWEEVPITQKVFAVGEALSHLTHLVFRGVISKCLQDGVIYYGKL